A section of the Rhizobium sp. SSA_523 genome encodes:
- a CDS encoding ABC transporter ATP-binding protein, whose product MMLLDVQEIQTFYGGSQALFGVRLSMAEGEVVALMGRNGMGKSTTIKSICNLMPPKSGRIIFAGTPTDRQPPHRVARLGIGLVPEGRRCFPNLSVYENLVAAARSGHWTLERVNQLFPRLAERRDQMARSLSGGEQQMLAVGRALMTNPKLLILDEATEGLAPVIRQDIWRAIRTLKGEGLSILVVDKTLSELLPVADRCVILENGRNVWQGRPGDLSGDLQDRYLGV is encoded by the coding sequence CTGATGCTGCTCGATGTTCAGGAGATACAGACCTTCTATGGCGGCAGCCAGGCCCTGTTCGGCGTTCGGCTAAGCATGGCGGAGGGTGAGGTCGTGGCGCTGATGGGCCGCAACGGCATGGGCAAATCGACGACGATCAAGTCGATCTGCAATCTCATGCCGCCGAAATCCGGCCGCATCATCTTCGCCGGTACGCCGACCGACCGCCAGCCGCCGCATCGTGTGGCGCGGCTGGGCATCGGCCTGGTGCCGGAGGGCCGCCGCTGCTTTCCCAATCTCAGCGTCTATGAGAACCTGGTGGCGGCCGCACGGTCCGGCCACTGGACGCTGGAACGGGTCAACCAGCTTTTCCCGCGGCTGGCCGAACGGCGTGACCAGATGGCCCGGTCGCTGTCCGGCGGCGAGCAGCAGATGCTGGCGGTCGGCCGCGCGCTGATGACCAATCCGAAGCTTCTCATTCTCGACGAGGCGACGGAGGGACTTGCGCCCGTCATCCGGCAGGATATCTGGCGCGCGATCCGCACCCTGAAGGGAGAGGGGCTTTCGATCCTGGTGGTTGACAAGACGCTGTCCGAATTGCTGCCCGTTGCCGATCGGTGCGTCATCCTGGAAAACGGCCGCAATGTCTGGCAGGGCAGGCC
- a CDS encoding ABC transporter ATP-binding protein: MAEPVLEIRDLRKSFGALKATDGVSIDLRPGEIHALIGPNGAGKSTLIHQICGTVRQDSGEIRLAGRDIGQTGVAQRARLGLGRTFQISSLALEFSALRNVMLAVQARQGSSFAFFKPVMRDRALREAAMARLERVGLAARAHVQASELSHGEKRQLEIAIALALDVKAFLLDEPMAGMGPEGSKALTRFLGELRQEAPILLVEHDMDAVFALANRISVLVYGRVIATGSVDEIRNDPAVRSAYLGDHA, from the coding sequence ATGGCTGAACCGGTTCTGGAAATTCGCGATCTGCGCAAGAGTTTCGGGGCGCTGAAAGCAACGGACGGCGTTTCGATCGATCTGCGCCCGGGCGAGATCCACGCATTGATCGGCCCGAACGGGGCGGGCAAATCGACCCTGATCCACCAGATCTGCGGAACGGTGCGTCAGGATAGCGGAGAGATACGCCTCGCCGGCCGCGATATCGGCCAGACCGGGGTCGCGCAGCGGGCCCGGCTGGGGCTGGGAAGAACCTTCCAGATCTCCTCCCTCGCGCTCGAATTTTCGGCGCTCCGCAATGTCATGCTGGCGGTGCAGGCCAGGCAGGGCTCGAGCTTCGCCTTCTTCAAGCCGGTCATGCGCGACCGCGCATTGCGGGAGGCTGCCATGGCGCGGCTGGAGCGGGTCGGCCTTGCGGCCCGCGCGCATGTCCAGGCCTCCGAGCTGTCGCATGGCGAAAAGCGGCAGCTGGAGATCGCCATTGCGCTGGCGCTCGATGTGAAGGCATTCCTGCTGGACGAACCGATGGCCGGCATGGGACCGGAGGGGTCCAAGGCTCTGACGCGTTTCCTCGGCGAACTGCGCCAGGAGGCGCCCATCCTGCTCGTGGAGCATGATATGGATGCCGTCTTTGCCCTGGCGAACCGAATTTCGGTGCTGGTCTATGGGCGGGTGATCGCCACGGGATCGGTGGACGAGATCCGCAACGATCCTGCCGTGCGCAGCGCCTATCTGGGAGATCACGCCTGA
- a CDS encoding branched-chain amino acid ABC transporter permease, whose product MTRETLVNLLLLSCLLIVPVAAQAMGETFTVTLVTRIAILALAAVGLNIALGLGGLVSFGHAAFFGIGGYAAGILASHAMAGEPMLFGLPGSDQMPVIWLAAMAAAALVSLAIGAISLRTSGVYFIMITLAFAQMVYYFAISWPAYGGEDGLSIVLRNGFPGLNTMRPLDFFLVSFGVLVLALLFSALLSGSRFGAALQASRQNEVRVASIGISPFPIRLTAFVISAMITAVAGALYADLNRFVSPSMLSWHMSGELIVLIILGGTGRLMGPLAGAALYVVLEFWLGGVTERWQFFLGLILLATVLFARGGVVGLLAGKVRHG is encoded by the coding sequence ATGACCCGCGAGACCCTCGTCAACCTGCTTCTTCTCTCCTGCCTTCTGATCGTGCCCGTTGCGGCGCAGGCCATGGGCGAGACCTTCACCGTGACACTGGTCACACGCATTGCCATCCTGGCGCTTGCCGCGGTCGGCCTCAACATCGCGCTGGGCCTGGGCGGCCTGGTCTCCTTCGGCCATGCTGCCTTCTTCGGCATTGGCGGCTATGCGGCCGGCATCCTTGCCTCGCATGCCATGGCGGGAGAGCCTATGCTGTTCGGCCTGCCCGGCTCCGACCAGATGCCGGTGATCTGGCTCGCTGCCATGGCTGCCGCGGCCTTGGTCAGCCTGGCCATCGGCGCCATCAGTCTCCGGACTTCCGGGGTCTATTTCATCATGATCACGCTCGCCTTTGCGCAGATGGTCTACTACTTCGCCATTTCCTGGCCGGCCTATGGCGGCGAGGACGGCCTGTCGATCGTCCTGCGCAACGGCTTCCCGGGTCTCAACACCATGCGGCCGCTGGATTTCTTCCTGGTCTCGTTCGGCGTCCTCGTCCTGGCGCTCTTGTTTTCGGCACTGCTTTCCGGATCGCGCTTCGGCGCAGCCCTTCAGGCGAGCCGCCAGAACGAGGTGCGGGTCGCCTCCATCGGCATTTCGCCCTTCCCGATCCGGCTGACGGCCTTCGTCATCTCGGCAATGATCACGGCCGTTGCCGGGGCGCTCTATGCGGATCTCAACCGCTTCGTCAGCCCCTCCATGCTGTCCTGGCACATGTCCGGCGAGCTCATCGTCCTGATCATCCTCGGCGGCACGGGGCGGTTGATGGGCCCGCTGGCCGGTGCTGCGCTTTATGTCGTGCTGGAATTCTGGCTGGGCGGCGTGACGGAGCGCTGGCAGTTCTTCCTTGGCCTCATCCTGCTGGCAACGGTCCTGTTTGCGCGCGGCGGCGTTGTCGGGCTTCTGGCTGGAAAGGTGCGTCATGGCTGA
- a CDS encoding branched-chain amino acid ABC transporter permease — protein MSFALVIEQLLNGVQLGVMLFLMAAGLTLIFGVMGLINLAHGSLYMVGAFACASVAAWTGSFWLGLIASLAAAAAAGALIEITVIRRLYHRDHLDQVLATFALILIFSEGTRWLFGSFPLYLNIPPLLQGAVALPGGAQYPAYRLAIIVAGALVALGLYGLISRTRLGMRIRAGESDREMIAALGVDIRTLYTLVFALGAALAGLAGAMVGALQSVQVGMGEPVLILAFVVIVIGGIGSIKGALVGALLVGIVDTLGRFLLPQILSVVVPPDQAGLIGGALASMLIYIVMAIILAVKPRGLFPAQA, from the coding sequence GTGAGTTTTGCTCTCGTCATAGAGCAGTTGCTGAATGGGGTTCAGCTCGGAGTCATGCTGTTTCTCATGGCAGCCGGGCTGACCCTCATCTTCGGCGTCATGGGCCTCATCAATCTGGCCCATGGCTCGCTCTATATGGTCGGCGCCTTTGCCTGCGCCAGCGTCGCCGCCTGGACCGGCTCCTTCTGGCTCGGCCTGATCGCCAGCCTGGCAGCCGCTGCAGCGGCCGGCGCGCTTATCGAAATCACCGTCATCCGGCGGCTCTATCATCGCGACCATCTGGATCAGGTGCTGGCCACTTTCGCGCTGATCCTGATCTTTTCGGAAGGGACACGCTGGTTGTTCGGGTCCTTCCCGCTGTATCTCAACATCCCGCCGCTCCTGCAGGGCGCGGTGGCTTTGCCCGGTGGCGCGCAATATCCCGCCTATCGCCTGGCCATCATTGTCGCAGGTGCGCTTGTGGCACTGGGGCTCTACGGGCTGATTTCCCGAACAAGGCTTGGCATGCGCATTCGTGCCGGTGAGAGCGATCGCGAGATGATCGCCGCGCTCGGCGTCGATATCCGCACGCTCTACACGCTGGTCTTTGCGCTGGGCGCCGCGCTGGCCGGCCTGGCGGGCGCCATGGTCGGGGCGCTGCAATCGGTGCAGGTCGGCATGGGGGAACCCGTGCTCATTCTGGCCTTCGTGGTCATCGTCATCGGCGGGATCGGCTCGATCAAGGGGGCGCTTGTCGGTGCCCTGCTGGTCGGGATCGTCGATACGCTCGGACGCTTCCTGCTGCCGCAGATCCTCTCGGTCGTGGTTCCGCCCGACCAGGCGGGGCTGATCGGCGGCGCGCTCGCATCCATGCTGATCTACATCGTGATGGCGATCATTCTTGCGGTCAAGCCGCGCGGCCTGTTTCCGGCACAGGCATGA
- a CDS encoding ABC transporter substrate-binding protein, which produces MKTFLKAATLALSLGASSMAMADPIKIGLITTLSGGGAGLGVDTRDGFMLAIKQAGNKDVTVITEDDAQKPELAVQIADKMIQSDKVDILTGIVWSNLLMAVVPGAVAQGKLYVSTNAAPAALAGEKCDPLYFNAAYQNDNLHEAMGEYANKVYKKMFIMAPNYPAGKDSLTGFKRYYKGDLANEVYTKVGQTDYAAEIAQIRASGADAAFVFLPGGMGIAFMKQYAQSGVTIPVIGPGFSFSQDVLPAIGDAALGAKASGQWAKDLDNEANKAFVPAFQKEYGRLPSIYAVQAYDAAQLILSAASQASISDMKAFTAALNKADIKSPRGKFKFNTNRHPIQDIYLTEVVKEDGTLTNKIVEPIFTDHGDAYAKDCKK; this is translated from the coding sequence ATGAAGACTTTTCTGAAGGCCGCAACGCTGGCCCTGTCGCTGGGTGCATCGAGCATGGCCATGGCCGATCCGATCAAGATCGGCCTGATCACCACTTTGTCCGGCGGCGGCGCAGGGCTGGGTGTCGATACGCGCGACGGCTTCATGCTGGCGATCAAGCAGGCCGGCAACAAGGACGTGACCGTCATCACCGAGGATGATGCGCAGAAGCCGGAACTGGCGGTGCAGATTGCCGACAAGATGATCCAGAGCGACAAGGTCGATATCCTGACCGGTATCGTCTGGTCGAACCTGCTGATGGCGGTGGTTCCAGGCGCGGTGGCCCAGGGCAAGCTCTATGTCTCGACCAATGCGGCTCCGGCGGCCCTGGCCGGCGAGAAGTGCGATCCTCTGTATTTCAATGCCGCCTATCAGAACGACAATCTTCATGAGGCCATGGGCGAATATGCCAACAAGGTCTACAAGAAGATGTTCATCATGGCGCCGAACTATCCGGCCGGCAAGGATTCGCTGACCGGGTTCAAGCGCTACTACAAAGGCGATCTCGCCAACGAGGTCTATACCAAGGTGGGCCAGACGGATTACGCCGCGGAGATCGCGCAGATCCGTGCCTCCGGCGCCGATGCCGCCTTCGTCTTCCTTCCCGGCGGCATGGGCATCGCCTTCATGAAGCAATATGCCCAGTCCGGCGTCACGATCCCGGTCATCGGCCCCGGCTTCTCCTTCAGCCAGGACGTGCTGCCGGCCATCGGCGATGCCGCACTCGGCGCCAAGGCGTCGGGCCAGTGGGCGAAGGATCTCGACAATGAGGCCAACAAGGCCTTCGTTCCCGCTTTCCAGAAGGAATATGGCCGCCTGCCGTCCATCTATGCCGTCCAGGCCTATGATGCCGCGCAGCTCATCCTGTCGGCAGCAAGCCAGGCCAGCATTTCCGACATGAAGGCCTTCACCGCCGCCCTCAACAAGGCGGATATCAAGTCGCCGCGCGGCAAGTTCAAGTTCAACACGAACCGCCATCCGATCCAGGACATCTATCTGACGGAAGTGGTGAAGGAAGACGGCACGCTGACCAACAAGATCGTCGAGCCGATCTTTACCGATCACGGCGATGCCTATGCGAAAGACTGCAAGAAGTAA
- a CDS encoding AMP-binding protein has product MLGPTSHVDEFARQNLPPFEEWPELLLDGFDYPEYLNAAVELTDRMVEKGFGDHTALIGNGRRRTYKELSDWTNRIARALTEDYGLKPGNRVLIRSANNPAMVACWLAATKAGAVVVNTMPMLRSGELTKVIDKAEISMALCDTRLMDELVAAAKDSRFLKQVIGFDGTANHDAELDRAALDKPVRYDAVKTGRNDVALLGFTSGSTGVPKATMHFHRDLLIIADAYAREVLAVTPQDVFVGSPPLAFTFGLGGLAIFPLRFGAAATLLESATPPKMMEIIETYKATICFTAPTAYRAMMAAMDQGKADLSSLRIAVSAGETLPGPVFEEWTAKTGKPILDGIGATEMLHIFISNRLGEAKPACTGRPLTGYEARIVDEAMNEVPRGVIGRLAVKGPIGCRYMADDRQKDYVRDGWNLTGDSFVQDEDGYFHFAARSDDMIISAGYNIAGPEVEAALLKHEAVLECAVIGVPDEERGAIVEAHVVLTDGAQACDALAKLLQEHVKSLIAPYKYPRSIIFAEALPKTESGKIQRFRLKQDRAA; this is encoded by the coding sequence ATGCTGGGACCGACCAGTCATGTGGATGAGTTTGCCCGCCAGAATCTTCCGCCGTTCGAGGAATGGCCGGAGCTTCTGCTCGATGGTTTCGACTATCCGGAATATCTCAATGCCGCCGTCGAACTGACGGACCGAATGGTCGAAAAGGGATTTGGCGACCACACGGCGCTGATCGGCAATGGCCGTCGGCGCACCTACAAGGAATTGTCGGACTGGACGAACCGCATCGCCCGTGCGCTGACCGAAGATTACGGGCTGAAGCCCGGCAATCGCGTCCTGATCCGCTCGGCCAACAATCCGGCCATGGTGGCCTGCTGGCTGGCTGCGACCAAGGCCGGGGCAGTGGTTGTCAATACCATGCCCATGCTGCGCTCGGGCGAACTGACCAAGGTGATCGACAAGGCCGAAATTTCCATGGCGCTTTGCGATACGCGCCTGATGGACGAATTGGTGGCCGCCGCCAAGGATAGCCGGTTCCTGAAGCAGGTGATCGGTTTCGACGGCACGGCCAATCATGATGCGGAACTGGACCGGGCCGCACTCGACAAGCCGGTGCGTTACGACGCGGTGAAGACCGGCCGCAACGACGTGGCGCTGCTGGGCTTCACCTCGGGCTCGACCGGCGTTCCCAAGGCGACCATGCATTTCCATCGGGATCTTCTGATCATCGCGGATGCCTATGCACGCGAAGTGCTGGCGGTAACGCCGCAGGACGTGTTTGTCGGTTCGCCCCCGCTCGCCTTCACCTTCGGCCTGGGCGGGCTGGCAATTTTCCCGCTGCGTTTCGGCGCTGCTGCCACGCTTCTGGAAAGCGCAACCCCGCCGAAGATGATGGAGATCATCGAAACCTACAAGGCGACCATCTGTTTCACCGCGCCCACCGCCTATCGGGCAATGATGGCGGCCATGGATCAGGGGAAGGCGGACCTGTCGTCGCTGCGGATTGCGGTCTCGGCGGGAGAGACGCTGCCGGGTCCGGTCTTCGAGGAATGGACGGCGAAGACGGGAAAGCCGATCCTGGACGGGATCGGTGCGACGGAAATGCTGCACATCTTCATCTCAAACCGGCTCGGGGAGGCAAAGCCCGCCTGCACCGGCCGGCCGCTGACCGGCTATGAGGCCAGGATCGTCGACGAAGCGATGAACGAAGTGCCGCGCGGCGTGATCGGCCGGCTGGCCGTCAAGGGACCGATCGGCTGCCGCTATATGGCGGATGATCGCCAGAAGGATTATGTCCGCGACGGCTGGAACCTGACGGGCGACAGCTTCGTCCAGGACGAGGATGGCTACTTCCACTTCGCCGCGCGCTCCGACGACATGATCATCTCCGCCGGCTACAATATTGCGGGGCCGGAAGTGGAAGCGGCGCTTCTGAAGCACGAGGCGGTGCTGGAATGCGCGGTCATCGGCGTGCCGGATGAGGAGCGCGGCGCAATCGTCGAGGCGCATGTCGTGCTGACCGATGGCGCGCAGGCCTGCGACGCCCTGGCGAAGCTCCTGCAGGAGCATGTCAAATCGCTGATCGCGCCGTATAAATATCCCCGCTCCATCATTTTCGCCGAGGCACTTCCGAAGACGGAATCCGGCAAGATCCAGCGCTTCCGGCTGAAGCAGGATCGCGCGGCCTGA
- a CDS encoding ABC transporter ATP-binding protein/permease, whose protein sequence is MANANQTPDQLSEFDRVSREFSFYAQLRMMAGAFWYSNVRNRVLLLTAALLTVILSTVYAQYRLNYWNTPFYNALEQRDLPAFLEQLQVFCIIAGTLLILNVIQAWLNQMTAVRMREGLTRDLIDQWMKPGRALKLASSGPIGINPDQRLHEDARNLAELTTTLAIGLVNATILLLSFVGVLWLLSADFSFEWNGRQIAIPGYMVWAALIYAGSASLLSKVVGRKLPGLNTQRYAKEAELRFALMHTNENLMAITLAKGEDSETRRIQEAVSAVLSVLGQLAWAATKLTWVSAGFGWMTTIAPILIAAPVYFSGTLSFGGLMMAVGAFNQVNTALRWYIDNFRPIADWTAALYRVSIFRRALCSLDDAEDVVDTVSIAVGQDGRLTIRDLALTPALSSSGAERGLRMAGETVIAAGERVMINGDPGANRHLLFMALAGLWRFGSGEIRLPPPQDMLFIPQKGYFPDATLREVLAYPHRVTAYGDSQLAQALTRVGLASLIDRLDQRERWERILDDEDQARLRLANAILLAPRWIVIDDAMDALEPAVQQEVTEILRQIPEVALIYIGRSEAFMTLEPRLIHLQPLK, encoded by the coding sequence ATGGCAAACGCAAACCAGACCCCGGACCAGCTGAGCGAATTCGACCGAGTCAGTCGCGAGTTCAGTTTTTACGCCCAGCTGCGCATGATGGCGGGCGCCTTCTGGTACTCCAATGTGCGCAACCGCGTGCTCCTGCTGACCGCGGCGCTTCTCACCGTCATCCTGTCCACTGTCTATGCGCAATACCGGCTAAACTACTGGAACACGCCCTTCTACAACGCGCTGGAACAGCGCGACCTGCCGGCCTTCCTGGAGCAATTGCAGGTCTTCTGCATCATTGCCGGCACGCTGTTGATCCTCAACGTGATCCAGGCCTGGCTGAACCAGATGACGGCGGTGCGCATGCGCGAGGGCCTGACGCGCGATCTCATCGACCAGTGGATGAAGCCGGGCCGGGCGTTGAAGCTGGCAAGCTCGGGACCGATCGGCATTAATCCCGATCAGAGGCTGCACGAGGATGCCCGCAATCTGGCGGAACTGACCACGACTCTCGCCATCGGGCTCGTCAATGCCACCATCCTGCTCTTGAGTTTCGTCGGCGTTCTGTGGCTGCTGTCTGCCGATTTCTCCTTCGAATGGAACGGCCGGCAGATCGCCATTCCGGGCTATATGGTCTGGGCGGCCCTGATCTATGCGGGCAGCGCCTCGCTGCTCAGCAAGGTGGTGGGCCGAAAACTGCCGGGGCTGAACACCCAGCGCTATGCGAAGGAGGCGGAGCTGCGCTTCGCCTTGATGCACACCAACGAGAACCTGATGGCGATCACGCTCGCCAAGGGGGAAGACAGCGAGACGCGACGCATACAGGAGGCTGTCAGCGCCGTCCTGTCCGTGCTTGGACAACTGGCCTGGGCTGCCACCAAACTGACCTGGGTATCGGCCGGCTTCGGCTGGATGACGACGATCGCGCCGATCCTGATTGCCGCCCCGGTCTATTTCAGCGGCACCTTGTCCTTCGGCGGATTGATGATGGCGGTCGGCGCCTTTAACCAGGTCAATACGGCGCTTCGCTGGTATATCGACAATTTCCGCCCCATAGCCGACTGGACGGCGGCACTCTACCGGGTCTCGATCTTTCGCCGCGCCCTTTGCAGCCTGGACGACGCAGAGGATGTGGTCGATACCGTCTCGATCGCCGTCGGCCAGGATGGCAGGCTGACCATCCGCGATCTGGCATTGACCCCCGCCCTCTCCTCCTCCGGCGCCGAGCGGGGCCTGCGCATGGCGGGAGAGACGGTGATCGCCGCAGGGGAGCGTGTCATGATCAACGGCGATCCCGGCGCCAACCGGCATCTGCTCTTCATGGCGCTGGCCGGTCTCTGGCGCTTCGGCTCCGGCGAGATCCGTTTGCCGCCGCCGCAGGACATGCTGTTCATCCCGCAGAAAGGCTATTTTCCCGATGCGACGCTGCGCGAAGTGCTCGCCTATCCGCACCGGGTCACGGCCTATGGCGACAGCCAGCTGGCGCAGGCTTTGACGCGGGTCGGACTGGCCTCGCTGATCGACAGGCTCGACCAGCGGGAACGCTGGGAGCGCATCCTTGACGACGAGGACCAGGCCCGGCTGCGGCTGGCCAATGCCATCCTGCTCGCGCCGCGCTGGATCGTCATCGACGATGCCATGGATGCGCTCGAACCGGCCGTTCAGCAGGAGGTGACCGAGATCCTGCGCCAGATCCCGGAGGTGGCGCTCATCTATATCGGCAGGTCCGAGGCCTTCATGACGCTCGAACCGCGGCTGATCCATCTCCAGCCGCTGAAGTGA
- a CDS encoding PAS domain-containing sensor histidine kinase, with protein MDETAKFRTQADDLIRLVAVLDPINVVAHGEDGIISHWSAGSAELFGWSPDEVVGLHVMELLQPGSSLDIAAIIADIRTGGAWKSTLEYRHKDGHAITVLSRWVLSEVDGQPVVIQLNEDFRSAASIQESLSAREAHFRSILQTVPEAMVVIDEVGVITSFSSTAEDLFGYEADEVEGENVRILMPSPDRESHDRYIVNYLTSGQRRIIGLGRVVKGLRKDGTTFPMELAVGEAISNGRRIFTGFIRDLTSRHKIEEELRQAQKMEAIGQLTGGLAHDFNNLLTVISGNLEMLEMKLDDPRALTLLHEAQGATDDGAKLTGQLLAFGRRQPLNPRLIDLGQLVSSFSELIRRTIGDSVDLRTTIRGGGNEALVDGPQLQNALLNLALNARDSMPSGGLLTIEVNRVHLDFDYAQMYPQLRAGDYVLVAVTDTGTGMTEEVKNRAFEPFFTTKTAGSGTGLGLSMVYGFVRQSGGHIQIYSEIGQGTSVRLFLPAASGGTAALPNDPGRRAAELPGGHETILVVEDDARVRRVAVARLESFGYSVCQAANGEEALRVLERNPGIALLFTDISMPGLSGDQLAKIVRDIRPDIKILFTSGYAEPEVAGKQLAADGRWLKKPYTARDLALELRSLLD; from the coding sequence AAACGGCAAAGTTCCGTACGCAGGCAGACGATCTGATACGTCTGGTTGCCGTTCTAGACCCGATCAATGTCGTTGCGCATGGGGAAGACGGCATCATCAGCCATTGGAGCGCCGGAAGTGCCGAACTGTTCGGCTGGTCGCCCGATGAGGTGGTCGGCTTGCATGTCATGGAGCTGCTGCAGCCCGGTTCAAGCCTCGATATCGCGGCCATCATTGCCGATATCCGCACCGGGGGCGCCTGGAAAAGCACGCTCGAATATCGCCACAAGGACGGCCACGCGATCACCGTCCTCAGCCGCTGGGTGCTTTCCGAGGTGGACGGGCAGCCGGTCGTCATCCAGCTCAACGAGGATTTTCGCTCCGCCGCCTCGATCCAGGAGAGCCTTTCGGCCCGCGAGGCGCATTTCCGCTCGATCCTGCAGACGGTGCCGGAGGCCATGGTCGTCATCGACGAAGTGGGGGTGATCACCTCCTTCTCCTCCACGGCGGAGGATCTGTTCGGCTATGAGGCGGACGAGGTGGAGGGCGAGAATGTCCGGATCCTGATGCCGTCGCCGGACCGCGAAAGCCATGATCGCTATATCGTCAATTACCTGACCAGCGGCCAGCGGCGCATTATCGGGCTCGGCCGCGTGGTGAAGGGATTGCGCAAGGACGGCACGACCTTCCCGATGGAGCTGGCGGTGGGCGAGGCCATATCCAATGGCCGGCGCATCTTCACCGGCTTCATTCGCGACCTCACCAGCCGTCACAAGATCGAAGAGGAGTTGCGCCAGGCCCAGAAAATGGAGGCGATCGGCCAGCTGACCGGCGGGCTCGCCCATGATTTCAACAATCTCCTGACGGTCATCAGCGGCAATCTCGAAATGCTCGAGATGAAGCTCGACGATCCGCGTGCGCTGACCCTTTTGCACGAGGCGCAGGGCGCCACCGATGACGGGGCGAAGCTGACCGGACAATTGCTGGCCTTCGGCCGGCGGCAGCCGCTCAATCCGCGCCTGATCGATCTTGGCCAACTCGTCTCGAGTTTCTCGGAGCTTATCCGCCGCACGATCGGCGATAGCGTCGATTTGCGCACCACCATTCGCGGCGGCGGCAATGAAGCCCTGGTGGACGGGCCGCAATTGCAGAATGCCCTGCTGAACCTGGCGCTCAATGCCCGCGATTCCATGCCCTCTGGCGGCCTTCTGACGATTGAGGTCAATCGGGTGCATCTCGATTTCGATTATGCGCAGATGTATCCGCAACTGCGCGCTGGCGATTATGTCCTGGTGGCGGTGACCGATACCGGAACCGGCATGACGGAAGAGGTGAAGAACAGGGCTTTCGAGCCCTTCTTCACCACCAAGACGGCGGGCTCCGGAACCGGGCTCGGCCTGTCCATGGTCTATGGTTTCGTCAGGCAGTCTGGCGGTCATATCCAGATCTACAGCGAGATCGGCCAGGGCACCAGCGTGCGCCTCTTTTTGCCGGCGGCGAGCGGCGGAACGGCTGCGCTGCCCAACGATCCGGGACGGCGCGCGGCGGAGCTTCCGGGCGGGCACGAAACCATCCTCGTCGTGGAGGACGATGCGCGCGTGCGCCGGGTTGCCGTGGCGCGGCTGGAAAGCTTCGGCTATAGCGTGTGCCAGGCTGCCAATGGCGAGGAAGCGCTTCGGGTTCTGGAGCGCAATCCCGGGATCGCGCTGCTCTTCACCGATATTTCCATGCCGGGACTATCCGGCGACCAGCTGGCGAAGATCGTTCGCGACATCCGGCCCGACATCAAGATCCTCTTCACCTCGGGCTATGCCGAGCCGGAGGTTGCCGGCAAGCAGCTGGCGGCGGATGGCCGCTGGCTGAAAAAGCCCTACACGGCGCGGGATCTGGCGCTGGAGCTTCGCAGCCTGCTCGATTGA